The following coding sequences are from one Ignavibacteria bacterium window:
- a CDS encoding DUF2905 domain-containing protein produces MNEFGKTFIILGIIIVGIGILLTFFDKIPLLGKLPGDISVKKENFQLYFPLTTSIVLSIGLSFILWLISYLSKR; encoded by the coding sequence ATGAATGAGTTTGGAAAAACATTTATCATACTTGGAATTATCATTGTTGGAATTGGAATACTGCTCACGTTCTTCGATAAAATTCCATTACTCGGAAAACTTCCTGGCGATATAAGCGTAAAGAAAGAAAACTTTCAATTGTATTTTCCGTTAACGACGAGTATAGTATTGAGCATTGGATTAAGTTTCATTCTCTGGTTGATTTCATATTTAAGTAAACGATAG
- a CDS encoding purine-nucleoside phosphorylase, with protein sequence MSELQNNINDALKFIRTKTSMKPTIGIILGTGLGKLAKEITNQVVIEYEHIPHFPVSTVESHHGKLIFGKLAGKNVVAMQGRFHKYEGYTLQQVTFPVRVMKFLGVKSLLISCAAGGLNPMFRKGDIEMLVDHINLLGDNPLIGTNDDSLGLRFPDMSEPYSKKLQALAEHVALDLKLPLQKGVHVSVAGPNLETRAEYRFLRMIGADSVGMSTIPENIVAVHMGMEVLAFAIITDECFPDSLKPVSLKEVIGVADKAEPKLTAMMKEVVKRMK encoded by the coding sequence ATGAGTGAATTACAAAATAACATAAACGATGCGTTAAAATTCATCCGAACGAAAACTTCGATGAAGCCAACGATTGGAATAATTCTCGGAACGGGATTGGGAAAACTTGCAAAAGAAATTACGAATCAAGTTGTGATTGAGTATGAACACATTCCGCATTTTCCCGTTTCGACTGTAGAATCGCATCACGGCAAATTGATTTTCGGAAAACTTGCAGGCAAAAATGTTGTTGCAATGCAAGGACGATTTCACAAGTACGAAGGTTACACGTTGCAGCAAGTTACGTTTCCCGTGCGCGTAATGAAATTTCTTGGCGTGAAATCGCTTCTCATTTCGTGCGCTGCCGGCGGACTCAATCCGATGTTTCGCAAAGGCGATATCGAAATGCTTGTTGACCACATCAATTTGCTCGGTGATAATCCGTTGATTGGAACAAACGATGATTCACTCGGTCTGCGATTTCCGGATATGAGCGAACCGTATTCAAAAAAATTGCAAGCACTTGCAGAACACGTCGCGCTCGATTTAAAACTTCCGTTGCAAAAAGGTGTTCATGTTTCTGTCGCAGGACCGAATTTAGAAACGCGCGCCGAATATCGTTTCCTCCGAATGATTGGCGCGGATAGTGTGGGAATGTCAACGATTCCCGAAAACATTGTTGCAGTGCATATGGGAATGGAAGTGCTTGCGTTTGCTATTATTACGGATGAGTGTTTTCCTGATTCGCTGAAACCTGTTTCGCTCAAAGAAGTAATTGGAGTAGCAGATAAAGCAGAGCCGAAGTTGACTGCGATGATGAAGGAAGTTGTGAAGAGAATGAAATGA
- a CDS encoding DivIVA domain-containing protein: protein MSLTRLEIQQQQFKKVLRGYDIREVGSYLAQLASEIESLQTENASLKTSLNEAVKELERYHQLEQTIQQTLVQAQESSNKFLSNAKLYEEQSRREAEAQAAVIIEEAHKEKIKLSEEISILEMKQKNIVENLKQFLSTELEIVNKAESSLPRDVLDADAMEEKRKRDAEIEEIVKVLVG from the coding sequence ATGTCTTTGACTCGTTTAGAAATACAACAACAACAATTCAAAAAAGTTTTACGTGGATATGATATCCGTGAAGTCGGCTCGTATCTTGCGCAACTTGCATCGGAAATTGAATCGCTGCAAACGGAAAATGCTTCACTGAAAACAAGTTTGAACGAAGCAGTGAAAGAATTGGAACGGTATCATCAACTCGAACAAACAATACAACAAACACTGGTTCAAGCGCAAGAATCGAGCAACAAGTTTCTCTCTAACGCAAAACTGTACGAAGAACAATCGCGGAGAGAAGCAGAAGCGCAGGCGGCAGTGATAATAGAAGAAGCGCACAAAGAGAAAATAAAACTGAGCGAAGAAATTTCCATTCTTGAAATGAAGCAAAAAAATATCGTTGAAAATTTAAAACAGTTTCTTTCCACCGAATTAGAAATAGTGAATAAAGCAGAATCATCATTGCCGCGCGATGTACTCGATGCAGATGCGATGGAAGAAAAACGAAAGCGCGACGCAGAGATTGAGGAAATTGTCAAAGTATTAGTTGGGTAG
- a CDS encoding YggS family pyridoxal phosphate-dependent enzyme, whose amino-acid sequence MQSIAENVRSVKENIASICKRTGRNPNEITIVAVTKTFPKEIILEVLQTNLFDIGENFVQELREKKEQIHDERIRWHFIGHLQRNKVKYIAPWISVIHSVDSVELAVEINKRAEQSSRTIEVFLEVHTTNEDTKHGIKPEETILIAKEMQKFSNIHLNGLMTMGPLSDNAEDARPSFKMLRKLKTDLYYNGIDAPQLSMGMSGDYEIAIEEGATMIRLGTALFGERKYSSL is encoded by the coding sequence ATGCAGTCTATCGCTGAAAATGTTCGCTCTGTAAAGGAAAATATTGCTTCTATTTGCAAGCGCACTGGAAGAAATCCGAATGAAATTACAATCGTTGCCGTAACAAAAACTTTTCCGAAAGAAATAATTCTTGAAGTATTACAAACAAATCTTTTTGACATCGGCGAAAATTTTGTTCAAGAACTTCGTGAAAAAAAAGAACAGATTCACGATGAAAGAATACGTTGGCACTTCATTGGACATTTACAGAGGAACAAAGTAAAATATATCGCTCCGTGGATTTCGGTGATTCATTCGGTTGATTCCGTTGAACTTGCAGTAGAAATTAACAAACGCGCGGAACAATCGTCTCGGACAATCGAAGTTTTTCTCGAAGTACACACAACGAATGAAGATACAAAACACGGAATCAAACCGGAAGAAACAATTTTGATAGCAAAAGAAATGCAAAAATTTTCCAACATACATTTGAACGGACTTATGACGATGGGACCGCTATCGGACAATGCAGAAGATGCGCGACCAAGTTTTAAAATGTTACGAAAACTGAAAACTGATCTATACTACAACGGAATTGACGCGCCGCAACTTTCAATGGGAATGAGCGGCGATTACGAAATTGCGATTGAAGAAGGCGCAACGATGATTCGACTTGGGACGGCGTTGTTTGGAGAAAGAAAATATTCATCATTATAG